The genomic region TTGTGTGCTACCGCTCGCTAAGTGTGTTGCGCGCATGGAAAATTGTGCCATGTAGATGCCTGCTTGGCACATTTTTATTCACATATACGCAGATTGAATCGAATTAAGGgtacttttcaaaatcaaattaaaaaaaaatcatgtgaTTCTGAAATGACTACATGATGCATCATTTGTCATGTCTTGATGAGTTTTGATGATAATTAGTGAGCATTTGTTATGTAGATGTATatgcatatatatgtatatagatgTGTGTACGCGTGTCTATTTTAAAAGTTTCTTTTGTGTTTATGATACGTCCAAAAATGATCGCAAAATTAATATTGTTGTATGCACGGTTTCTGTAAGTTGGTGTCCTTGGACTGCAAATGTATATTAGCTAATcatattagtattattattactaccgttACATATATACTTCAACACTAATTATCTATGTCCTAGTTAAGTTTATATAACTTTTGGTATAGTTATCGATTCCTACAGAAAGATTGAGTATGCATATACTAATATACATACCCATATAGACCTGACAGTTTTGAAACTGAAAATATTTACCTCATTAACTATTCTAAAGAGTATTATGAGGCTATGGGATATACTTTCACGCCCCTTAACTACACGTAGGCACCACATCACCTACTTGACCCTCTTTCACTTCACCGCACACCCTCCCTCTCTCTCCTAGTTAACATGAGAAGCTTTTAATGCCTCTTAACACCCTTCAGGAGCGGTTTAGCAGGTGTTAACGGATGACAACTAGGATTAATACCTATGGGTGTTAGAGTATCCAAGTGGCCTGATGCAATTTACTACACATACTTGTAATGATGTTTAGAGTTATAATAAAACTAGTGTCATGAGCGTTGACCAAGTGCAATTTTTATCAGTCAAGTTGGATATCATCCGTGAACACTTATTTTCTCCATTTTTGTTCTATACTAACTCATTAAGAGTCCGGTTTTATCTTAGTAACTTGGCAAATTCGTAAGTTACTAACTAAATATGTTTTTGCTAATTTTGTTGTTTATGTAAAATCCGACtcccttgctggtggaaagggTTATTATTCCGAGGAAATaatattgtcggttttgcccacATTGTGCTCATAGATTTGTTTTTGGTTGCTCATCTATTGCTCTTTGTTAGATCAAGAGAAAATCATAATCAAATCAAATTAAAGAGATAGCTTCACATATCAGTTCCTTGAAATATGTTCTACCTGATAACTTTCTTGACTAGATTGATTGCCGACTTGCCGTTAAATATGTTCTACTGAATACAATAATAGTTTGATCTAAATTAATGGTGTAATCCTGCCGTTTTATTTTTTAACATGTACAATTGTAATTTGAGGTTCAAAAAAGTTTACATTTGTGATTGTGGATCAAGTGTTTATCATGAGTGCATTGCATGCAGACAAGACTCACATGATGTGTTTCTCTACTTCATTTTGTATATATGGCCAGTAGACATCATAGATGGTGTATGATTGTTAATGTCATGAAATTTGAACATATACTTAGTACCGTAAAACAACATATTCATAGATAAGAAAACAAAAATTAAGTCAAACTATGATTGTATTCAGTAGATAGCTACACTCATAAGCATGATATAGTGCAAGTGTTTTCCATACAAAGCAGAAACCCCCAATGCCAACATATGTTATGGGAGTTATACAAGTGCTAGTTGCTTCACTACCATTTACTCTAGATTAACCTTTATATAtgtatctatatctatctattgTATATAGGCCACTTTAGGACTCCATGTTTTGTATCTAAAAACTAGTGTTTCTCACTTTGATAAGATCAAGAGTCTTGATCAATTCAAATAGTAGGAGGAGCAATATTATCGTCATTGCCTTCCATGGATGCAGCAGGAGCAAAATCATAGTCTCCATCATCATCGTCGTCGTCATCACCATCAATGGCATCATCATCATAGTGATCAATGTCATCACATATATATGCATGATCATAAATAGGATTATGATGATGACCATGATACTCAAATGCATCATCATGCAGATTACACTTCATCTTTAGCCCATAAAGCATTTTGTTCTTTGTGGAGAGAGATATGAAGGGTAAGAATGATTTACTATATAGTGTCTTCACTCTCAAAGTGAAATGTGTTTGGGAAGAAGGGTACATAAGCTAGCTTATAAATAGAGGACTCGAGAATGTGACATGTGAATAAGTTCGATGAGTCTTTTTCATTAATGTTCGAGTATCTCCTCCCTCCGTCCACGAAAAAGATCATAAAACGAATATTTTTTTCCTCGTAATCGTTTTGATTTGTAAACGATACGCCAAAGACTCTTTgtgttgtgatgatgatgatgacacaaATGAAGGAAGGTCTTGATCATGGCAGATTGTGTGATTCCCGTGGGGGGTTGTGTGCTAGCGCTCAGGAAGTGTGTTGCGCGCGTGGAAAATTGTGCCACTTAGATGCCTTCTTGGCACATTTTTATTCACATGTACACAGGCCGAATCGACCAAATGAGATTATGTGATTCTGAAATGACTACATGATGCATCATTTGTCATGTCTTAATGTGTTTGGGTGATATTATTGAACATATGTTATGTCTAtcttaaaagtttttttttttttttttttttttttttttttttttttttgtggttagGATCTGTCCAATACATAAATGGTTTGGAAAAATCATATCATTGTATGACCATTTTCTATAGGTTGTTGTCCTTTGACtgtaaattttaaatttaaataaattaaatcaTATTACTAATATTATTATCACAATTACAATAATTATCAACTTTTGCCTATTTGTGCTATATTTTATCTTTATGTAGTTATTGATTCCTATAGAGTAATGGAGTATGCATATACATAAACACTTGCCAATTTTGAAACTGAAATCAAGTACTTTATACTGATCATCGCCTTTTAAGGCATAATATATTAAAGAAGGTTTCGAAATGTGTTTAGGGAAGAAGGGTACATAAACTAGCTTATAAATAGAGGACTTGATAATGCGACATGTGAATAAGTTCGACGAGTCTTTTTCCTTAATGTTTGAGTATCTCCTCCCTCCGTCCACAAATAGATCATAAAAAcgaatattttttttctttgtaaTCTCTTTGATTTGCAAACGATACTTAAAAGACTCTTTGTGTTATGAAAATGATGACGCAATGGAAGGAAGGTGGTGATCATGGAAGATTGTGTGATTCCCATGGGGAGATGTGTTCTATTGCTCGCTAAGTGTGTTGCGCGCGTGGAAAATTGTGCCATGTAGATGCCTTCTTGGTACATTTTTATTCACATATACATCGACTGAGTCGAATTAAGGGTACCTTTTAACAACCAAAAGAGATTATATGATTCTGAAATGACTACATGATGCAATTCGTCATGTCTTAATGTGTTTGGGTGATAATTTAGTGAGTATATGTTATATAAATGACATGGAATATTCATATTACTGTATGACCGTTTTCCGTAGGTTGTATTTTGACTGTAATCTTTGAAATTTATATAAGCTATATTACTAATATTATCACTACTACAACACTAATCAAGTTTTTTCCTTTTTATGCTAAATTTGATTTTTATGTAGTTATTGAATTCTATACATTGATTCACTTGAAAGGGGAGTATAGACAAACATTTCATAGGGGTTAGTGCTTCTTTTTATTGTCTCATAGCCTTTTTGGTGGTAACCACCATAGTTTACACATCATTATGATAGTTGTTTGCAACTATTATTGTTAATACTTAGTACATTGTGTGGTGATTTTCTCTTATTGTTTTAGCTTCACTTTATGTATCTAGATTACTAaaaaaagtgtgtgtgtgtgtgtgtggggggggggggtcaaagGTCTCATCGAAGGAGTCTCTCTATCCCCTAGGATAAAGGAAAGTTTGGTCTTGATCTCTCACCCTCCACTCCACAGACCTTACCAATAGCTCTTGTGTAAGTAAGATTATATTGGgtatgtttgttttttatttatcgACTATgcatatacatacacatacatatacatatacatatacacatgtCAATTTTATAACTATATTGAGTTAATGTGTAGTTTAAGCTCAATTTTTTGATTTAGAGTTATTCTGGAACTAGTGTCTTCACCCGAGTGTTGAACAAGGACACTCAGGTTTCCCTTGGATCTATGAAGAAATGCGAATGTTCAACATCATGTGATATATGCTCTAAACTTATAACGAATTCCGATTTTTATCATTGCATCACTACTATCTTAGATATAAAACAGCAATATCATACTCATCACCTTAATTTTAAGGCATCATATATTATCAGCATTATTGGTACATCATTGCATACTTGTCAAAATTTACATATGACAGATATTGTTCTAAACTTCTAGGTCAACTAGAAAACAGACTAGTGTTGAACCAGTTCACATCACCTCACATCCTCTCCGGACCTTACCATTACTAATAGCTCCGTTACAAGTGAGATTATACAGGGTACGTTTGTTGTTTTGAGTATGAAAGTCAAAAACCTAGAAGTCAGATATATTTCTCATTCATGGGTAAGAGGAGCCTGGACTCCTTGAGAGTTGAGAACACATCTAGCCATGAGTATAAGTGTGGAGTCACAAGTGAAATGTGTGCTTTACATGGTAAACACCCATGTGAAATACAATTCAGGAGACATGTCAGCAATGTAGTACAATCAGAATAGCTGGTTTGCTTACGTGGCAATCATATGAAGACAAAAAAATGGTGACATGGAGCTGTTCTTGCCATCCAACCTTTGAGAAAGTTTTAGTGGGCCCATCCACTTTTGATAGTAAACTAAATCATCAATTTGAAGTAAAAATTTTGTAACATAGATATATAGATGTTCTTGTTGTCTACATTTGATGATGCATAAGACTATTTTTCATTTAGCCTTTTTATTATTCTCTTGCTAAATGTATCTAGTGGTTATTCGATTATTATAGTTTACAATTGGGTGTATGGTAAATTTGGTTATAAGTAGGGGTGGCAATTGAACCTGATCATGATGGGTAAATCTGTAAGCCGACATATTTGGtacgggtttggggtcggttaatcgggtttaggactagtttttatttttttcgtgGGTTTGTGACGGGTTTGGGATTtggtgatatacccgtttacccgacccaattacccaaGAAAGTGCACCTGTTTACCAGACACGATTACCCAATAAAGTATACCCGTTTACtcgattgtatacccgatatattatatttttaaatatgtatatatatgataaaTTCATTTCTATACATATAGGTATTTTGTTTTATCTACATTGTACTTATTTGATATACTTTTTGTATTGATAATACTAAATGTAACTGATTAGTAGATACTCGATGAGTTTTGGGTCGGGTATACTCAACGGGTAATTTTTTATACTAATGGGTTTACACGAAACTCGCAGGCATACCTGATGGGAATTTACACGATAAAAATCCAACTAGTTTTAGGACGGGTTTGGGtcttgggacaagcttatctaaccaTGTTTGAAGTTGgaattacctaaacccgtcccaaacccggcCCCTTGTCGTTCCTAGTTATAAACTATCTCAAAAAACCAAATCATAAATTAGTATTCGATGTGTGAGAAACAACAATTAGGAGGTTTATGGAGCACAAAAGAACGAACATGTTTATATCTTCTTCAATACAAATCCACAACCAAACACTCTCTTCTGCAAATTCACGCATTCATGCTTCGAAACTCTCTCGACAAGAACAAAAACCTTGCTGCCAAATTCATCGCCACATGTTCCTCCATTGCTGTTAAACTATTCACCACCTCATCAGACAATGCAAACGATCTCATTCGACAtgcccgccaagtgttcgatcaTATGCCAGTGAGAGATGACACGTTTATCAGCAACACCATGATGAGAGCTCATCTGGGTATTCGCCAATATGAAGAATGTGTGGGTTTGTATACGGAATTGAGGGGAAATGTTGGGTTTAAACCCGATGGTTATACGTTTATGACATTGGGGAAGCTCTGTGCTTTAAGTTTGGATGTTTGGGGAAGTCAGCAAGTGCATGATCTTGTTGTTAAAGAAGGGTTCGAACATGATTTGTATGTATCGACGTGTTTAGTCGATATGTATGCGAAATTAGGGAAGATGGACTGTGCACAGAaactgtttgatgaaatgcctgagAGAAGTCTGGTTTCTTGGACCACGTTAGTTTGCGGTTACGCAAAGCGCGGCGAGATGGATAACGCGAGAATGGTATTTGACCAGATGCCTAAGAAGGACACTGCTGCGTTTAACGCAATGATCGATGCGTATGTCAAGGTAGGCGACGTGAGTCGTGCGAGTAGTTTGTTTAACGAGATGCCGGAAAAGAACGTTGTGTCATGGACTAGTATGGTTGACGGTTATTGTAGTCACGGTAATATATCTATGGCTAGGACCCTTTTCGATTCGATGCCGCATAAGAACTTAATATCGTGGAATGCAATGATTAAAGGGTATTACCAGAGTAAACAACCGGACGAGGCCTTAAAGTTGTTTCAAGAATTACAACTAGAAGCATCACTCGAACCTGATAACGTCACCGTTGTTAGTATTCTACCCGCAATCGCTGATTTAGGAGCTTTGGAGTCGGGTAACTGGGTTCACCAATATATCATAAGAAAGAAGATGAATACAGCTACTAACGTATGCACCGCGTTAGTCGATATGTATGCTAAATGTGGCGAATTCACGAAAGCCCGAAGAGTATTCGATTCAATCCCGAGAAAGGAAACCGCCACTTGGAATGCTTTGATACATGGTTTAGCGGTTAATGGTTACGGAAATGAAGCGATAAACGTGTTTCTAGATATGACCAGACGCAGCATCAAGCCGAATGAGATAACCATGACTGCGGTTTTAACGGCTTGTAACCATAGTGGTCTAGTGGAGGAAGGTAAAAGATGGTTTAAGTCAATGCAAGATTTTGGTATTGTTCCGAAAATCGAACAATACGGTTGCATGATTGATCTTTTGGGCCGAGCGGGGTGTTTGGATGAAGCGGAAAGGTTTATGGATGATATGCCGTTTGAAATGAACGATATTATATTGAGTTCGTTTTTATCTGCGTGTGGTTACGCGAAGGATGTTAAACGGGCCGAGCGGATTTTGAACAAAACTTGTGAAAAGGGGGTTCATAATGATGGGAATTATATTACATTGAGGAATTTGTATGCACAAGATAGAAGATGGGTTGATGTGGAGGAAGTGGTGGGAGTTATGAGAAGTAAGAATTCAAGAAAAGAAGTTGGTTGTAGTGTTATTGAGGTTGAGGGTCATGTGTGGGGGTTTGCATCAGGAGATAGGTTTCATCCTCAATGGTTAGCTATAAAGTCAATGTTGGATGTGTTATTGATTGAtatgaagaaagaaagaaatgctTGATGCTAAGTTTtgttcatttaaaaaaaataattgtgaatGATCAATGTATTAGTTATAGTTATAAATACAAACTAGTCATGTTTTAGATGTGATATACCTTTATAGTTATAGTGATgtcagaaagaaaaaaaaaaaacaaaataaagctATGCCACATGTTACGTGACATGTGTCGTGTATCTACTTTTACGCGTGTATCGCTAGAGTATACCCGTTATAGTGCTCATAAACACTTTTTTTATATGTTTACTTTTCATCCATCATCTTTTATCTTTTAGCTGAGAATCTTTGCATCCTATCGTTTAACTGATAAATAAAGGTCATAGTCATTTATTTCTTTCTTTCTGACATGACAATAGAATTTGGTGTACCATCTAAACCATGTTTTATGCAGAGCCGGCTCAAAATATTGTAGGCTCAAAGCAGATAGAAAAATTGAGGccttttcattaaaaaaaaaaaaaagaaaagaaaaaaattgttTTATATCCTATTATTCATATATTATTTCTGTGTATACATAATTATAGATCATAAATCTCAATATCAATAATCTTATATCCAAGATCACctacatataatttttttttttttttttttttttgtagaatttgAGGCCTTATGAAAGTGGTGGCCCAAAGCGCTTACTTTATTTCACTCCCCCTTGAGTCGGCCTTGGTTTTATGGCATGTATGCGGAAATTGTTGGTAAAACCATTCTACCTCAATAACTATTAGTCATTAACCATGCTCAAGTGGAGCCGTGACATTGTACCCGGTTTGGGCTCAAACTGGTTCGGTTTATAAAATGACCCCTTTTTTATAGTTTGGTCTCAAACTGGTTTGGATTAAGAACCGGTTTTCGGGTTGAAAACCCCAACCCATCTAAACCTATTTGGATCGGGTTCAAAACCAGTTCTGCCGCTTTTTTCTATGTGGGCTCAAACCTGTTTGGGTTGAAACCGTTTCTCAACACAAGAATCCCAAACATGTAGCAAATCTCTGGGTCGGGTTGAACCCAAACTCGTTTAAACCAAACCGTTTCTTAATCGGGCCGGTTTGGTTTCCGGGCCAAGATCTGTTTTTTCTTTTAAATGCTTAAGTAGTCTAAAGAATGAAGACCCAATATTTACCATACTGGATCAGGCCCATCTAGTTTATTTGGTTCTAAAATGTGGCATCTTGTCCGCCACAAATACTTTCAAATCATACTTTATTTTATTCTGTGGCTGTGACCCATAAGCCATAACACAGAAAAAAATGACCACCACACATCTCTCCGGCACCATTATCCGGCCCATTTCCGGCAACTACCCTGCTCACCGGAGACTGAAACAATCTTCAAACTCAATCTTCTTCATCAAACAATCCAGAAACAGAAGTCTGGTAAATAACAGAAGTTGCATTAGAGTGAGTTTAGTAGAACAAATTCCATCAAAATCTTCTAAAGTTGACATTAACCGATTGGTGGATTTCTTGTATGATGATCTTCCACACCTGTTCGATGATCAAGGGATTGATCGGACAGCTTACGACGAACAGGTCAAGTTTCTGGACCCGATTACGAAGTATGATAGTATAAGTGGATATTTGTTCAACATTGGTATGTTGAAACTGGTGTTTTCTCCTAAGTTTCAGCTCCATTGGGTCAGACAGGTACTTGTTTAGGTTAATTCAATATTATATTTGGTTTTTATAACTTATT from Helianthus annuus cultivar XRQ/B chromosome 10, HanXRQr2.0-SUNRISE, whole genome shotgun sequence harbors:
- the LOC110886797 gene encoding pentatricopeptide repeat-containing protein At2g44880, whose translation is MCEKQQLGGLWSTKERTCLYLLQYKSTTKHSLLQIHAFMLRNSLDKNKNLAAKFIATCSSIAVKLFTTSSDNANDLIRHARQVFDHMPVRDDTFISNTMMRAHLGIRQYEECVGLYTELRGNVGFKPDGYTFMTLGKLCALSLDVWGSQQVHDLVVKEGFEHDLYVSTCLVDMYAKLGKMDCAQKLFDEMPERSLVSWTTLVCGYAKRGEMDNARMVFDQMPKKDTAAFNAMIDAYVKVGDVSRASSLFNEMPEKNVVSWTSMVDGYCSHGNISMARTLFDSMPHKNLISWNAMIKGYYQSKQPDEALKLFQELQLEASLEPDNVTVVSILPAIADLGALESGNWVHQYIIRKKMNTATNVCTALVDMYAKCGEFTKARRVFDSIPRKETATWNALIHGLAVNGYGNEAINVFLDMTRRSIKPNEITMTAVLTACNHSGLVEEGKRWFKSMQDFGIVPKIEQYGCMIDLLGRAGCLDEAERFMDDMPFEMNDIILSSFLSACGYAKDVKRAERILNKTCEKGVHNDGNYITLRNLYAQDRRWVDVEEVVGVMRSKNSRKEVGCSVIEVEGHVWGFASGDRFHPQWLAIKSMLDVLLIDMKKERNA